agtttatttaatgaactaaaatataatgcactattggcctgcactggttaaactagtttgtttgcttcagcagctttactatagtttatataaacgagctgatgtgtagccatgggggcagccattcaaagctgaaaaagaaaaaagggcgCAGGATACACctctgataacagataagccctgtagtatacagtgggattctacatagcttatctgttatttattatttgtcttgtgcttgaatggctgcccccatggctacacagcagcttgtttatatcaactatagtagtagtgtttctgaagcaaacacaccagttttaccagtgcagggcaacactatattattcattacttaaaaacactttcattttttgatgttactgttccctttGTATGTCACCTCCTCATTAAGGAGGAGAAATAGTGATGTATGGAGATAGGGGAAATAGGAAGGAAGTTCCTGCATCACTAGAAAGCTGCAGCTCAGTATGGCATTCATTCCAACATTAcacatttttctctaaaaccaaaatGATgcctttttaattgtattttgcaGATTATTAAGGATTATAAAGAAATTGGTGTTACTATCCTTGTGTCAGGCTGCAGTGGTAAGTCCTTCAAATTATTCTCATTTTTAACATAACAGTCCAGACTGTGACTGATCTGGATATCCCCAGAACTAGTGCCTGTTGActgtgtttgttttatatatggtCCAGTAACCCTTTGTGCCACACGTTTGCTTTCTTTAAGGGGCAATTCAAATGATGGGATGTAAATAAAGGTAATACAAATggacagaattaagagaaactAAGAAAACTAACCGTATTTGCCTGGTTGTGCTATTATGTTGCTATTTGAGCTTTTGCTTTGATAAAGTTGCTTTTGTTTAGGGGCTAGACTGTACCTGTCTACAATGGCACACTTAACATTTCTTTGCAGCAGGGTCAGAAACAATTTGTGCCATATATACAACTAGAATGGAAACTAGCTTGTTACCCTCATCAGCAGTTATACCTCATGTGCCAGCCCATAGGCCTTACAACGGAGTAGTATTTTTTCTATGGGGTGTAGGCTCTTGCTGCATACTAGTTCAACCACTTCTTGCTAAAAACAGTTTCCACATATATATCAAACTTAGAAAGTCTGATAATTTTGcctcattatttgttttattttctgtaatattttgtgggtttttttttacagcactgGTTGTTAAAGACCTGACAAGGTTACATTTCTTCGATGCATCAAACAAGAGAGACATCTTGTTCCATAGTATTCACGATGCTGTGATTAACTGTAAACTGAAAGCTTCCTCGTCTGCTCTGACCTCCTCAGAAGAACAGGTTCTCAGCTCAGATACACAAAGTCAGATCTGAGCTCCATCTACAGACAACTGTGCAATAACCAAAACATTGCCTCAGCCCTTTCCTTACTTTCCAAATGTTTCCGTACTCCCCACATTTAAGGAAGTTGCTTTTCTTTTCCAGTATAAAAAAGTAGGCAACTAACCAGTTGAAACGATGAGACATTTTTTGCTGGAGAAGGGATGCAAGCAATGCATTCTGGGAATTCAGCTTCTTTATTCATTCAGATGGTGCAAATAGAAAACATTAACCAGGTTTGCACTACTTTTGTTTGGGTACTTAGGACCCCTTCTTTGCTACTGGTAGCAGAGGAGATAAGGGCTTTTGGGGAAGAGGGTTGTCCagtgtttttcatttattatgtatGTTAATCACAATGTGATTGTCACTATTCCATGGAAAACACACCAGCTCTTTCCAGCCTAGGGCACTTCTGTGATACTGTTTCACCCCTTGTCATGTCAGCAGTGATGcaaattttattgttactgtatcCCAATAGATACTGAATTATTCCTACGCTTACGGAACCCATCACTACATGCTGACGAGTATTTTTCTGTACTACATGTACAGGCCAGTCAGTAATTAATCTCTAGCAGAGCTTCTGGCAAGTctcactaaataaaaaaaaaaaaaaggcttgccTCCAGTGTAGAGGTAACATTTTTCTACACATttgttaaatgtaataataatatttgaaatatttatttcaaagggTTGTCCCTTTTTTATAATCACAGTTTATTTAAAATTGGAAGCTGAAATGCCTACCCTATAGCTACATTTTAAACTCCACACTAAAAGACAACTAAATTCCTCTCACTCACCTACACTCTGCCATGGTTAAGATTCAAACATGCCGTACATCCCAGAATAAACAGCAGTCTGTCTCCTGGGCAGGTGGCAAAGTGAATATGTACAGGGCAGGCCAACTGCACAGATgctttttcacttattttaaaggtctaATAGGGGATGCCCATTTTAGTtgccttaaaagaaaaaaaaaaaaaattatatatatcatatcttcACATACCAAGTGCTGTAACCTAAATGGGCCAATAGTTAATGAGAAGTGCTGCAAGGACAAGACATACATCTTAACTGAAAAAATGCCTTAATGCCGTTTAACTGTGACTTTTCCCACCCAGTCCCCAATTTACTTTATTCTGTAGAAAATAAtgactatatttatatatctgttaaATGAATGTGATTGTGtgaaaattcacagattttttaGAAAATCCTAAACTGTGTGTAAGTGTTAATGACTGTCTGTTACACTTGCTAAAGGTTTATATTTATAGATGCTTTTGGGAAGTATTCGCTATTGCTTGTAGTTGGCTCAGAAAAGTTTTGATTGACGTGAAATCATATGTATATTGTGTGAAACCAACAGAATAATCATGGTACCATGTGTTTTTATTGTAGAAACAAAGCACAAATGGATGACCTGGAATCTACATTTAGGTCTTTTCATTTTTGGCTTGGATATATGATATACCTCTCAGATGATTTTATACCACTGATAAGGGTAGTATAGTACACTGTTATGATAGGAAAACATATATGACCTTTTATTTGTGACTTGAAATCTTGCCCAGTTAactatagtcatttttttgtttgcGTAAAGGCACACCCCTTTTCAGCATGACCCAAATTaatagggcttgtactgaacatattTTGCTCATTGTTTTAATGTAAGGTTTAGAAATACTTCTGCCACCTAATAGGAATATAAAGCCACTTTAGACCTTCCTGACAATTCTGCTCTGAAAGAACTTCAAAGTAGCTGTAAAAGCCACAAAGAAGtccctgataatgagctgctcaaaggctgctgcttagagaaGGGGATGGGTTTGCTTGTTCAAAAGTAGAACAAATTCTACTGAACAAAGGGGGGAGTTAAGTTCAATGAAAATAGCCCAACTTTCAAATTCgtgcttttaaaataataaatacagtaggcAGAATTTTAGTCCCAGTGTGGTCATTTTTAGCAACGGTGTTTTAaagtgtatactgtccctttcagggacatattttagtaaattgaACTGAAATTTTCTATGATCCAAAAGATCTGTTTCATTAATGAATATTTGCTTAACTAGGCAAAAGAGTAGTAGTGCTGTTGTGCAGGCATGCAACCTTAAAAGGAAAACATACCACTCTTTATGATATTAGCTCATTTAGTTGGGCTTGAacttccaaaaaatatatattatatatatataaatatatattatatatatatatatatatatatatatatttttttttttttttttttttacatagcatatATGATTTCTCAGATTGTGTAAATCTTCTGCTGACCTAGAGGGATCGGTTGAATGACCACCCACGTGAGAGGTGGCTTCATTGTATACACGCACGCATCCGTTTAGATTAGAAAGTGCAACTTTTTATATAAACCCAACTGAATAAGTTCATGTCAAAAAGAGGGTATTTCTCCCTACTGAGTTCAACGTATTTTCGAGGGGTGTCTTTTCACTTGGGAACAGAATGTCTGTTACATTTATAAACCCCAGGACTGTCTGGTTAAAACCCCTAATTTATCTGGCCATAGGTAACTTCCACAGTATTTCGAGGGGAGCATATGGCTTTGATAGCTGACAAATCTTAATGCCCTTGATATGGTATTTTGCTGTTAATTGTCCTTGAGTGTCAGTACAGCTTCTAGGAAATAAAAGTATTACTGCCAAGATTATCACAGAAAGAGATTCAGTACTTCACGGCTTCAGGTGTATTAGAAAGGTACGAATACATCACATACTTTCTTTCCTGTGAAAAAAGATTGGATTTTCCATAATCCCATGGTCAGTGCCTGAATGATGTCATTTCCTGACATAGTTACAATAAGAGCTACAGAATCAGACCCTAGCTTAGACTAGAACAACTTTAAACCAACTGCTGAAACAGAGGGCCTGGAACAAGTGGTTTCCATTTATAAGAGAGTCTGGGACAGTGTAATGTTCCTGCTCCATGGAACTTCCAGTCTATACGTGTCACCAACAATCATGTAGTTAACCCAGGTTTACAAGTAGCTGAGTCCAGTATCCTTAGTATCATTATGTTCTGTAAATATTTGTGGCCTATCCTTAAGGCTGCCAACATACAGTGCCCATAAAATGCATGTTTGGCCAAAAGAGGAATCTATTTGTTTTAACAAACCATCTTTGAATTATAAATCTAGGAAACCAGAGTTTTTAATACAGCGAGTTGTGTATTTCATCACAGTGTTAACTGGATTAACGCAAGTGCAATATTTCTATATCAGGTATGTTTAGTACCACCTATTTTTGTAAGAATTGAGTCTGTGGAAGCACATTATATATATCCATCTGGAAACCATTTTGGCTGCctcagaaaataaaaacagaaaccaaGCTTACAGTTCAGTCAGATACATGTAATGGTTTAGGAAAGTTTCATATACTACATGCCAATGAGGCAATATCTGTATGGGCCCGGTGTGGCACTTTCAAGATAGGTGACCATTACTactaaacatacacacacacacaaatatatatggcACAATCATGAATAGGGTTATTAGCATGCAATGGTGCTGACCTGCCACTACTGAAATACCTTGCCCTGTAACACGTGGAGATGTTCTGCCAATAATTCTCCGTCACTCATGAAAGGTATTACTGAGAGTAAATTGTTCATctcagaatttaatttttttttttttttttttttaaataaagtgctaAAACACGTTCTGTTTACTTATTATTTAAATAGTGTACTTTATTTGCAgatagtatatttttatagatgtatatttttatgttctTTATTGAAAGTAAATGTCTTGCTATGGGAGATGTTAAGATTTGTTGTTATAAAAAATATGGAGCTAGGGTTTCTTCAATCAAATAAAATCATTCATTGCAAATTCATTGCATCGTCTGTGTCactaattaagttaaaaacttaaATGAAAAGCACAGGAGTAAATGTAATtcgttttattcatttatttataatccCACACACTACAGATTATGGTGCCAAAAACAGGAGCATTTGCTGCATCTGTAATGTTACAATTAGTTGTAAGTCATGTATCTTGGGGTAGCGCTGAATTTTGCATACGATTTTATGACCTTGTTTACGGCTTCTAAGAAATCTTTCTCCGTTGCAACTTTGCGGCGGGCTCGAATAGCAAACATTCCAGCCTCCGTGCACACGCTACGAATTTCTGCTCCTGTATAGAAAAGGCCAAACAACAGCAAGTAAACAGACTTGTACTACAAGAGCATTTGTGGGGGATGGTTGTGATTACATAACCACTAGAATAAGAAAGAAGGCAagtcatacctgtactgttaggACATAGCCGAGCCAGAAGTTCAAATCTTATATCCCTCTCGACACTCATAGAACGTGCGTGAATCTTAAATATGTGTGTACGGCCCTGgattacacaaaaaaagttatTGTTGTGTAAAGTAAGAACAAAAAACTGCAACCACAAATGGACAACTCCCCCCCCACCCCAAGATTTTCAACCAATAAGTGACAAAATCTCATGTTTCACCAGCTGTGACTTATACTGAAACAGATCTCTCATAATGCAAGCACATTCACTGAGCTAAATTATAGGAGTTGTGCCACTTTGAAATTCCTTTTTATTAAATGTGTCCAACATTTCTAAGaataaataattctaagcaaatttccaatatacatagtAATAcagttgctactgaaagcagtatcatTCTGTATATTATTTGCTGCTGCCCTCAAGAGGTAAAAGTGTAAAATTAATGTTATACTCGTTCATAGTTCTGTCAGCATGTCTGCAAAAGCACAGCTATAATTATTATAGCAGTTCTCTCTCTAGAACCCTTCTGGAATTAGAATTTTAGCATGTTGGTCATGGCTGAAAGTAATGTTGATATTTAGGAAGCAGTTGAAAGTCAATAGAAAGATGCAGATGGCCACACATTCTCACTGCAGGAGCACAGATGTTTATTGGTTGTTCCCTAGGTTATTTAATCCTTTACTTCAAGTGGCATCTATTGTAATctgcactgccatctagtggctgaTACTAGAGACCTCGGTCTTTAGTATGAAATCACAAAATGTATTGACCCGGCCGGTGTTCAGAAATGAGCACCACTAAGCCTAGTGAGAAATAAgcagtttgcctttttcttctgactctttccagttttcaaatggggtatTTTCAGACCTTctcattcaaattccagtctcttagtcacatcagtgcatggttgctagggtagtttggaccctaggaactagattgctgaaattggagagctgctgaaaaaaagctaaataactcaaaaactataaaaacttaaaactattgcaaattatcttagaatatcactcatcacttaaagttaactcaaaggtaaataaccccattaaagaTGCACACTGgtctataaaatatttatatatagaatgtGTATGTtgataaagttgttatttttacCTCTAGATCTGGCAAACTAAATTCAATTTTTCTGTCCAGTCTTCCAGGCCTCATAAGAGCAGGATCCAAAGTGTCGGGTCTGTTAGTGGCCATTAACACTTTAATGTTTCCTCTGGGATCAAAGCCATCCAACTGGTTGATTAGTTCTAGCATAGTGCGCTGAACTTCATTATCACCCCCAGCTCCATCATCAAAACGagcccctttaaaaagtaaacattttgcaCTTAGCTTCCATGAATGACACTATTTACATGTTATGTGATACCTTGCATGCCTTGTTCAACACCACAATTGTTTGGCAGCTCTAACATTTCAATTAAGTACTATTAAAGAAATGTTTGTTCTAGTGAAATTCAATTTAAAAGGAGAGACAATTAAATGGTTCAGGATGTACATTTCCTGAAAAGCAATGTCACTTGCAAGATAAGCCAATCAACTGACATGTAGGGGAGTAGAAATGGCTCAGTAGTACTGGACTCTTGCTTTAACTCCTTTAAAAACTTAGGCAAGACAGTAGTCTTTAGAGAAGCCCACAAACAACCAATTCACAGCTGTGTTTACAAAGGCATATACATTAACACAATAGGTTGGCTGCACTAATAGGATGTTGTGTTCAATAAAACAAAGCAACACCCTAACTACTGAGTTCTTTGGAAGCATCAGTCCTGGCAGTGAATCGTGAGGCTCTCCTGATATATGACAGTACTTGGCAGCAGACACAGGTGGCGAGTGCCCCTGAGCCACCACAGCAgatacaaaaacaagaaaaaattctTAACATACCACCAATGGCGTCAATTTCATCAAAGAAAATAAGACATGCTTTTTTTGTTCTGGCCATCTCAAAGAGTTCACGCACCATACGGGCCCCCTGCagggataaaatatatattttcctcttTGATTGTCATCTCTTTACAATAAATAGATAAGTATTTAGTCTGTCACCTCCATTCAACAATTTTGTGGTTATTAATGGAAAGGGATGGGATGAAGACAAATGAAGGATGAAAATTATAACAAAAGGTATTTTACATCAATACTGCCACATTAATATATCCAGTATGAAGTCAAGGTgtgccaataaaaataaatgttcatttcaGAATTTACCTCTCCCACATATTTCTGCACAAGTTCAGATCCAATGACACGGATGAAGCAGGCATCTGTTCTGTTGGCTACAGCACGTGCACACAGAGTTTTGCCAGTCCCAGGAGGTCCAAACAGCAGTACTCCCTTGGGAGGCTCAATACCAAGGTTAACAAACCTCTCCGGCTAAAAGAAGGAACAAAACAAAAGGCAAGAACTAAATATTCACTTTCAAAAAATTTATAGAcacatttggatttttccattcaATTTTGGAATGTTAACATAATCCTGCTGAGCCTACAATCAACTCCCTAGTGAAGCAAACTGCTAATCTTGTCACTCACTACATATGACATAAAAACTGGACAACCCTGGGGTACTTTCTTCTATGTGCCACCGTGTTTCCATTAATTTCCCACATATATCCAGCACCAGTCTAggcaggagcatgtgcagtataGTAACCCAAAGATACAGGACCCATTAACAATATACAcactaccaggcccggactggcaatctgtgggttctgacaaatgccagaggggctaccataacatgccatagaaagtcactagttagtgggctggtgggatgctgattgggcctctctgtacttgccAGGGCACATTTTGACTCCAGACCTGCACACTACTGAACAATGTTCCACAAACTGGACAGCTAAGCACTTACATGAAGCAGTGGTGTTTCCACAACTTCCCGCAGTTTTTCTATTTGTTCCTTGCAACCTCCAACATCGCTATATGTCACATCAGGTTTCTCCTCTACCTatggagatgaaaaaaaaaaaatcagtctgtgGTTTTCAATACCCGCATTTACCCATCAAGTGATTATTGGGATGCCAAGCtgatataaaagtataataagaTATAAATGGAGCTGAAAGCACAACTATAGCAGGCAATCATGGAGTGGTTCTCTGATACAACTACAGCTTACTCTCATCAGGTTATGCCGTTAAAAACCTAAAACCTGATATGTTGCTCTTGCAGAagctacaaatgttttaaaaatgttaccaATGTTCATTTAGTGGTATTCCATCAAAACAACAGATACAGTGATTTGTATTGACTGCTGATAAACATTACCTGCATCATTGTTACTGTGGGGTCAATCTTTGGAGGGAGAGGGATGTGAATCTGGTATTTGTTCCTGTCAACACTGTAGGAATCAGAGAAATATAGCATCATTATGTAAACTGCAGTTATGTGCCAAAAGAAACAGAAAGTAGTGTCAGACTGAACAGGGGAAGCCTAAATGTGACAAGCAGATTCGTATAGAACATTACTCACAGTGCTTATAAACAACATGCTTGTCTTGAGTTTACAATAAGCAGGACAACACACATAGGCAGAGGAGATGTTCATTCACTGCATTTTATGTTACACAATCTAAGGTGGCATGGTACTGCCTCTGTTAAAAAAAGTACTATGAAAAAACTATTGCCCTAAACATTGTGGGATTCTATGTAGCTATGCAACATAAAACATAGCCCATATGTATAACTATCATATAAAGCCTGTTTATAAAACTATACTTTCTTAGTAGTGTGTGCTATTGGACAATCCCATATATAAAAACTGCTGTTTTAGGCACTAAGGGCCACCCTCTGGCTCACATGAGGCACCTAGCTCAAACACAAACCAAGGACATGCTAGGTTACATACTGCATTTCTTCCTGCCACATGATATCTGAGAGAGCACACAGGCAATATTTACCCATATGTTCATGATAGTTAAGTAGAATCCTATGCTAGGttacttattataatataaattatctgtgGGCTAACTTTTTGTTCTGAAGTTTTCTCTTAAggaaacaaacatatatattccACCCCACAATAATATTTTTAGAGACAGCTTTCTTAATTTTCAGTGTCACTGATTTTAATTGTATTGAGATCAGAGCTTTGACTGGGTCATTGTAAGACCTTTTGGTTCTTAAACCACCCCAATGAGGGGCCTTGTGTTGGGGTGACTGTCCTGCTAAAAGAGCAGCTCCAAAACATTTGCTTTAAAAGATTCAAACAGGATAGCTTGCAGCAAATTCGCTGTGTTTTGCAATAGTTTTACAGCATGCTCAGTCCCTGATGATGCAAACCAACCCTTCAGCATGATGCTAGTGCAACCATACTTAACTGTAACAACCATATCATGTTCTCTGGACTATATGGGAGGGTGGCACATATAAGCCATTTTTCACAGTGAATCGTGTGGTAAAAGGTTTTGTGGTCAGATTAACCCAGATAGAAATTGTTGGCTAAACATTCCTAGATACAATACTAGTCACATCTCAAAAATCACATACACCATGGAAAAGAGCAACATACTTACCCCTCAAGaactacagatttttttgtaagtTTGGCAATTCTCATGCTCTGTTTATGTGGTTTCACGTTAAACACACACTATAATAATTACCAGATAGAATCCTACATTTAGGGagtcatttactaaaactcaaaatgttctcattttttaatttaaacaaagtcaacctaactctcATCCACAAACTTAACTAATTTTTTAgtaattcttctcgaaaaagtcgGTGCGAAAAAATGTTGCATCAAATTTGTGCGTCAATGTGAATTgtacgactttttcaaattgatgctctgaaaactttATCAAACGAAAACCAGTGCAGAAAGATCTTCAAGAACATCtgaaattgacttctacatgacctcgacaggtttgagatgtattttcggatttagatttttagcaacaaaaaaattgagggtttttcctctaaaaattaaagtttactcctttaaaaactactagaccataaaaattt
Above is a genomic segment from Xenopus laevis strain J_2021 chromosome 3L, Xenopus_laevis_v10.1, whole genome shotgun sequence containing:
- the psmc2.L gene encoding 26S proteasome regulatory subunit 7, which translates into the protein MPDYLGADQRKTKEEEKEDKPIRSLDEGDIALLKTYGQSTYSRQIKQVEDDIQQLLKKINELTGIKESDTGLAPPALWDLAADKQTLQSEQPLQVARCTKIINADSEDPKYIINVKQFAKFVVDLSDQVAPTDIEEGMRVGVDRNKYQIHIPLPPKIDPTVTMMQVEEKPDVTYSDVGGCKEQIEKLREVVETPLLHPERFVNLGIEPPKGVLLFGPPGTGKTLCARAVANRTDACFIRVIGSELVQKYVGEGARMVRELFEMARTKKACLIFFDEIDAIGGARFDDGAGGDNEVQRTMLELINQLDGFDPRGNIKVLMATNRPDTLDPALMRPGRLDRKIEFSLPDLEGRTHIFKIHARSMSVERDIRFELLARLCPNSTGAEIRSVCTEAGMFAIRARRKVATEKDFLEAVNKVIKSYAKFSATPRYMTYN